One Spiribacter halobius DNA segment encodes these proteins:
- the ftsH gene encoding ATP-dependent zinc metalloprotease FtsH has product MSPWYTFIWLSVLILVLSTWTQGEQAPGVREIPYSEFRAAVVDGEVREVTLRGNRLRGEFTDAAAERRGGAEATPRFYTIVPAQEDRTLLRLLEAHQVTVRAEPTEGPWWQQLLLGVVPWILLLAVFFWLWFYAQRRMMAQGGPGGLFGFGRSRARRFREKTPSVTMDQVAGVENAKRDLMEIVEFLRDPGRFRALGAKIPRGVLMVGPPGTGKTLIARAVAGEAGVTFFSISGSEFIEMFVGVGASRVRDLFQNARKEAPALIFIDELDAIGRSRGTGLGGGHDEREQTLNQILTEMDGFEGHEDVIVLAATNRPDVLDPALLRPGRFDRKVVLDRPHRDARRQILAVHTRQVPLADDVDLDRIAARTIGFAGADLANLVNEAALLAARRGLEKVDADCFEAARDRIVLGERREVSLDEEERRVVAYHECGHALAAWLLPHTDPLEKVTVIPHGQALGVTEQLPDEERYNFRESYLRDRIKVMLGGRAAERVVFDEVSSGAENDLRQATRLVRNMVAKWGMSERLGPLGLNIGDEHVFLGREMAQPRDHSERLAELIDDEVRSLLRELEQETEELLRTHRAALDGLAEAVLERETLDADDVKALLEPKAGRSSAAAERG; this is encoded by the coding sequence ATCTCGCCCTGGTACACCTTCATCTGGCTCAGCGTCCTGATCCTGGTGCTGTCCACCTGGACGCAGGGGGAGCAGGCACCGGGCGTGCGGGAGATCCCCTACTCCGAGTTCCGCGCCGCCGTGGTCGACGGCGAGGTGCGGGAGGTCACGCTGCGCGGCAACCGGCTGCGCGGGGAGTTCACCGACGCCGCGGCGGAGCGCCGCGGCGGAGCCGAGGCCACGCCCCGCTTCTACACCATCGTGCCCGCGCAGGAGGACCGCACCCTGCTCCGGCTGCTCGAGGCGCATCAGGTGACGGTGCGCGCCGAACCCACCGAGGGACCCTGGTGGCAGCAGCTACTGCTCGGCGTCGTGCCCTGGATCCTGCTGCTGGCCGTGTTCTTCTGGCTCTGGTTCTACGCCCAGCGACGGATGATGGCCCAGGGGGGGCCCGGGGGGCTGTTCGGCTTCGGCCGCTCACGGGCAAGACGCTTTCGCGAGAAGACGCCCTCCGTGACCATGGATCAGGTCGCCGGCGTGGAGAACGCCAAGCGCGATCTCATGGAGATCGTCGAGTTCCTGCGCGACCCGGGTCGCTTCCGCGCCCTCGGCGCCAAGATCCCCCGCGGCGTGCTCATGGTCGGGCCACCCGGCACCGGCAAGACACTGATCGCCCGCGCCGTCGCCGGCGAGGCGGGTGTCACGTTCTTCAGCATCAGCGGCTCGGAGTTCATCGAGATGTTTGTCGGCGTCGGCGCCTCCCGTGTGCGCGACCTGTTCCAGAATGCCCGCAAGGAGGCGCCGGCACTGATCTTCATCGACGAGCTGGACGCCATCGGCCGCTCCCGTGGCACGGGTCTCGGCGGTGGGCACGACGAGCGCGAGCAGACGCTCAACCAGATCCTCACCGAGATGGACGGCTTCGAGGGCCATGAGGACGTCATCGTCCTTGCCGCCACCAACCGCCCGGACGTCCTCGATCCGGCGCTGCTGCGCCCCGGCCGCTTCGATCGCAAGGTGGTGCTGGATCGCCCGCACCGCGACGCGCGCCGGCAGATACTCGCGGTGCACACGCGCCAGGTTCCCCTGGCCGACGACGTCGACCTGGACCGCATAGCGGCCCGCACCATAGGCTTCGCCGGCGCGGACCTCGCCAACCTGGTCAACGAGGCTGCCCTGCTCGCCGCCCGGCGGGGCCTGGAGAAGGTGGACGCGGACTGCTTCGAGGCCGCGCGCGACCGGATTGTGCTCGGCGAGCGCCGCGAGGTGAGCCTGGACGAGGAGGAGCGCCGCGTCGTCGCCTATCACGAGTGTGGCCACGCCCTCGCCGCCTGGCTGCTGCCGCACACGGATCCGCTGGAGAAGGTGACCGTGATCCCCCACGGCCAGGCCCTCGGCGTCACCGAGCAGCTCCCCGACGAGGAGCGCTACAACTTCCGCGAGAGCTATCTGCGCGACCGCATCAAGGTCATGCTCGGCGGCCGTGCCGCCGAGCGCGTGGTCTTCGACGAGGTGAGCTCGGGGGCGGAGAACGACCTGCGCCAGGCCACGCGCCTGGTCCGCAACATGGTGGCCAAATGGGGCATGAGCGAGCGGCTCGGCCCGCTCGGGCTCAACATCGGTGACGAGCACGTCTTCCTCGGCCGGGAGATGGCCCAGCCCCGCGACCACAGCGAGCGCCTCGCCGAGCTCATCGACGACGAGGTGCGCAGCCTGCTGCGGGAGCTGGAGCAGGAGACCGAGGAGCTCCTGCGCACCCACCGCGCCGCCCTGGACGGGCTCGCCGAGGCCGTGCTCGAGCGCGAGACCCTGGACGCAGACGATGTGAAGGCATTGCTGGAGCCGAAGGCGGGACGGAGCAGCGCCGCCGCGGAACGCGGCTGA
- a CDS encoding RNA ligase: MDRNTLDEALARGKAERRRFESLEYVRFSDGFAGIARGTVQLPDGRLLPGYPSIGRIQSLARGLRRQYAGPFWAEEKIDGFNVRLVQHDGALYAFSRGGFVCPFSTDRLPDLLDPTVFESEPALILCAEIAGPENPYLEGSPPQVREDVALFVFDIIRGADGAFLEPPAKSALAARYGLPMARSFGRFTADDQQALGSILRQLDAEGSEGLVFKGEGGGGRTKYVTGRSNIADISLCSEQLLDLPPEYFTNRLLRLALFTDELGSADAPALERELGRAFLQGLERAVARSREVGRVGHRFRCRFRQRRNAEHFIAHLEATAGRRVHIAEGSPHREGDYWILEFERILQRMTGTLANVLAGQAQFD; the protein is encoded by the coding sequence ATGGATCGCAACACCCTCGACGAGGCGCTCGCCCGCGGCAAGGCCGAGCGCCGCCGCTTCGAGTCTCTGGAGTACGTGCGCTTCAGCGACGGCTTCGCCGGTATCGCCAGGGGCACGGTACAGCTGCCGGATGGCCGGCTGCTGCCGGGCTATCCGTCCATCGGCCGCATCCAGTCCCTGGCCCGCGGCCTGCGTCGCCAGTATGCCGGGCCGTTCTGGGCCGAAGAGAAGATCGACGGCTTCAACGTCCGCCTTGTCCAGCATGACGGCGCGCTCTACGCCTTCAGCCGTGGCGGCTTCGTCTGCCCGTTCAGCACCGACCGGCTGCCGGACCTGCTTGACCCCACGGTGTTCGAGAGCGAGCCGGCGCTGATCCTCTGCGCCGAGATCGCCGGCCCGGAAAACCCCTATCTGGAAGGGTCGCCACCCCAGGTGCGGGAGGACGTGGCGCTGTTCGTCTTCGACATCATCCGGGGTGCCGACGGTGCTTTCCTGGAGCCACCCGCGAAGTCGGCACTGGCGGCGCGGTACGGGCTGCCCATGGCGCGCAGCTTCGGGCGCTTTACCGCCGACGATCAGCAGGCCCTCGGCAGCATCCTAAGGCAGCTGGATGCCGAGGGCAGCGAGGGCCTGGTGTTCAAGGGCGAAGGCGGCGGGGGGCGTACCAAGTACGTCACCGGGCGCTCCAACATTGCGGATATCTCGCTCTGCAGCGAGCAGCTTCTGGATCTGCCGCCGGAGTACTTCACCAACCGCCTGCTGCGGCTCGCGCTGTTCACGGACGAGCTTGGGAGCGCGGACGCGCCGGCGCTGGAGCGGGAGCTCGGGCGGGCTTTCCTGCAGGGGCTGGAGCGCGCGGTCGCCCGCAGTCGGGAAGTGGGCCGGGTGGGCCATCGCTTCCGCTGCCGGTTCCGCCAGCGACGCAACGCCGAGCATTTCATCGCCCATCTCGAGGCCACGGCGGGGCGTCGGGTGCACATCGCCGAGGGCTCGCCGCACCGCGAGGGCGACTACTGGATTCTGGAGTTCGAGCGCATCCTGCAGCGCATGACCGGGACGCTCGCCAACGTGCTGGCGGGTCAGGCGCAGTTCGACTGA
- a CDS encoding NAD(P)H-dependent oxidoreductase — MNLATLLQARAAEGRPVRVGLIGAGKFGAMFLAQAGRTAGLHVAGIADLDLARVRDTLGRIGWPPERSEPASLEQAIAGGGTWLTEDASALTDDQRLDVLVEATGHPAAGIRHARAAFAAGTHVVMVNVEADALAGPALAQEAAGAGVVYSLAYGDQPALICELVDWARSIGFEPVAAGKGTKYLPAFHASTPDTVWEHYGLTPEEARAGGMNAQMFNSFLDGTKSGIEMAAVANATGLLPPTQGLAFPPCGVDDLPHVLRPRSAGGQLEAEGQVEVVSSLERDGRTVFRDLRWGVYVVFAAPDDYVRRCFREYGLHTDASGRYAAMYKPYHLIGLELGVSVASAALRGEPTGCSRRWRADVVATAKRNLAAGETLDGEGGYTVWGRLLPASASRQSGGLPIGLAHGLRLCRPVPAGRSLVWDDVEDTGDDDARRYRREMEAAFS, encoded by the coding sequence ATGAATCTGGCAACGCTGCTGCAGGCACGGGCGGCCGAAGGGCGGCCGGTACGCGTCGGGCTGATCGGTGCCGGCAAGTTCGGCGCGATGTTCCTGGCCCAGGCGGGGCGCACGGCGGGGCTGCATGTCGCCGGCATCGCCGATCTGGATCTCGCCCGCGTGCGGGACACCCTTGGCCGCATCGGCTGGCCGCCGGAGCGCAGCGAGCCGGCGTCCCTGGAACAGGCGATCGCCGGCGGTGGCACCTGGCTCACGGAGGACGCCTCCGCCCTCACCGACGACCAGCGGCTTGACGTGCTGGTGGAGGCTACCGGCCATCCTGCGGCGGGGATCCGGCACGCCCGCGCCGCCTTCGCGGCGGGGACGCACGTGGTGATGGTGAACGTGGAGGCGGACGCCCTCGCCGGGCCGGCGCTGGCGCAGGAGGCGGCAGGCGCCGGTGTCGTGTATTCCCTCGCCTATGGCGATCAGCCCGCGCTCATCTGCGAGCTGGTGGACTGGGCGCGGAGCATCGGCTTCGAGCCGGTGGCCGCCGGCAAGGGCACCAAGTACCTGCCGGCCTTCCATGCCTCTACCCCCGACACAGTCTGGGAGCACTACGGCCTGACACCCGAGGAGGCGCGCGCCGGCGGCATGAACGCGCAGATGTTCAACTCCTTCCTGGACGGGACCAAGTCCGGCATCGAGATGGCGGCGGTGGCCAACGCCACGGGGCTGCTGCCACCGACTCAGGGCCTGGCGTTCCCGCCCTGCGGCGTCGACGACCTGCCGCACGTCCTGCGCCCGCGCTCGGCGGGCGGCCAGCTGGAGGCCGAGGGGCAGGTGGAGGTGGTTTCAAGCCTCGAGCGCGACGGGCGAACGGTCTTCCGCGATCTGCGCTGGGGCGTTTACGTGGTCTTCGCGGCGCCGGACGACTACGTCCGCCGCTGCTTTCGCGAATACGGCCTGCATACCGATGCCAGTGGCCGCTATGCCGCCATGTACAAGCCCTATCATCTGATCGGCCTCGAGCTCGGCGTCTCCGTGGCAAGCGCCGCCCTGCGCGGCGAGCCCACCGGCTGCAGCCGCCGGTGGCGGGCCGACGTGGTCGCCACCGCGAAACGCAACCTCGCCGCCGGCGAGACGCTGGACGGCGAGGGCGGCTATACGGTCTGGGGCCGGCTGCTGCCGGCGAGCGCCTCCCGGCAGTCCGGTGGCCTGCCCATCGGGCTCGCCCATGGGCTGCGTCTGTGCCGCCCGGTGCCGGCTGGCCGGAGCCTCGTCTGGGACGATGTCGAGGACACCGGCGACGACGACGCCCGTCGCTACCGGCGGGAGATGGAGGCAGCGTTCTCTTAG
- a CDS encoding RNA ligase partner protein: MRRFVLDTSVFTNPHVAAQFGEDSAQGLTTFLELARRCPAEFYMPLSVYEEFRGMRDLAELAADFETVVWIRSPRRFSLTIPSDVLYEFIDEVRGRIDRGLRIAEEHTKRAGAASGMPPALITQLRERFREAMRKGLVDSREDVDAVLLALELDAELVSADEGMRKLGNRMGIKLLTADYLRRVMENLARE, encoded by the coding sequence ATGCGCCGCTTCGTCCTCGATACCAGCGTTTTCACCAACCCGCACGTGGCCGCCCAGTTCGGCGAGGACTCGGCGCAGGGGCTCACCACCTTCCTGGAGCTTGCCCGCCGCTGCCCCGCGGAGTTCTACATGCCGCTCTCGGTGTACGAGGAGTTTCGTGGCATGCGGGACCTCGCGGAGCTGGCGGCGGATTTCGAGACGGTGGTCTGGATCCGCTCGCCCCGGCGGTTCTCGCTCACCATCCCGAGCGACGTCCTCTACGAGTTCATCGACGAGGTCCGCGGGCGGATCGACCGTGGCCTGCGCATCGCCGAGGAGCACACCAAGCGCGCGGGCGCCGCGAGCGGCATGCCGCCGGCGCTGATCACCCAGCTGCGGGAGCGCTTCCGCGAGGCCATGCGCAAGGGGCTGGTGGATTCCCGCGAGGACGTGGACGCCGTGCTGCTCGCCCTGGAGCTGGACGCCGAGCTGGTGAGCGCCGACGAGGGCATGCGCAAGCTCGGCAACCGCATGGGCATCAAGCTGCTCACCGCCGACTACCTGCGCCGGGTGATGGAGAACCTCGCCAGGGAGTAA
- a CDS encoding TAXI family TRAP transporter solute-binding subunit has product MRLTPIMTCAAAAGLALGSATAFAQQEDWPDSFTVGTASQGGTYFTYGSGWANLVANELGISGGGEVTGGPNQNLALVHNGDLAFGMTTMGPAAEALAGDSPIAPGVPLDNACAMFPMYQTPFSITVLEGSGIESISDIPEGAAIGFGPSGSTSDTYFPRMLETLGVEFDRRTGSWSDLAGQLQDGLIDVIAFAAGIPVPAVSQLEVQTDIRIIEFTEEEQAQVMEEFPVAAFEIPADTYQSLDGPARAVSMWNFAIARCDLPESFVYAATKAVMENHDRMMEIHRASRSTVPENYDKNTVMPWHPGAARWFIENGYEIPEDLIK; this is encoded by the coding sequence GTGAGACTGACTCCCATTATGACCTGCGCAGCAGCGGCCGGCCTTGCACTCGGCTCCGCCACGGCGTTCGCCCAGCAGGAGGACTGGCCGGACAGCTTCACCGTGGGGACCGCGAGCCAGGGCGGCACCTACTTCACCTACGGGTCGGGCTGGGCCAATCTGGTGGCCAACGAGCTCGGCATCTCGGGCGGCGGCGAGGTCACCGGCGGCCCGAACCAGAATCTGGCGCTGGTGCACAACGGCGACCTGGCCTTCGGCATGACCACCATGGGCCCTGCCGCCGAGGCGCTCGCCGGCGACAGCCCGATCGCCCCCGGCGTGCCGCTGGACAACGCCTGCGCCATGTTCCCGATGTATCAGACGCCGTTCTCCATCACCGTGCTCGAGGGCTCGGGTATCGAGAGCATCTCCGACATTCCCGAGGGTGCAGCCATCGGCTTCGGCCCCTCCGGTTCCACCTCTGACACCTACTTCCCGCGCATGCTGGAGACCCTCGGCGTGGAGTTCGATCGGCGTACCGGCAGCTGGAGCGACCTTGCCGGGCAGCTCCAGGACGGGCTGATTGACGTCATTGCCTTTGCGGCCGGTATTCCGGTGCCGGCGGTGAGCCAGCTCGAGGTGCAGACGGATATCCGCATCATCGAGTTCACCGAGGAGGAGCAGGCGCAGGTCATGGAGGAGTTCCCGGTGGCGGCCTTCGAGATCCCGGCCGACACCTACCAGAGCCTGGATGGGCCGGCCCGGGCGGTGTCCATGTGGAACTTCGCCATCGCCCGCTGCGATCTGCCGGAGAGCTTCGTCTACGCGGCGACCAAGGCGGTGATGGAGAACCATGACCGGATGATGGAGATCCATCGTGCGTCCCGTAGCACCGTGCCCGAGAACTACGACAAGAACACCGTGATGCCCTGGCATCCCGGCGCGGCCCGCTGGTTCATCGAGAACGGCTACGAGATCCCCGAGGACCTGATCAAGTAG
- a CDS encoding TRAP transporter permease produces the protein MTDKTRDDDSSNNDEPPESGLVHGVDEEVIEGNRRLFHGWMWLLMALLAGGYSAFHLFSLNVYPLETWSFRIIHIAGALTLGFVMYSATSFSEDGPVERRWLNYLGGVLLLPAAYALVQTGFMWQAFAEGARRIEPAVETWHYGVPLMVATGGAIVLSWLARERRGRVTLPDITLIVCAIAVATYLLIVLNTQLRMSTGTSFAPVGLSWAAIAGSALILELTRRVTGMALVTIALIFFAYVFVGPYLPGFLGYPGLGLVRFFSQVYTDAGILGPTTAVSSTYIILFIIFAAFLQASRVGEYFVNFAFATAGRARGGPAKVAIFASGLMGMINGTSAGNVVSTGSLTIPLMKKVGYSKQSSGAIEAAASTGGQIMPPIMGAGAFIMAEITGIPYTDIAVAAIIPAILYFAAVYFMVDFEAGQLGMRGMREDELPSLVRMVRQVYLFIPIIILIAALFMGYSVIRAGTLAIAASVVVSWLSAHRMGPLAIGRALRLGGEMSIQIIAVCAAAGIIVGVISLTGVGARFSSLLLELAGVSQLLALIFAMAISIMLGMGMPTTAAYAVAASVVAPGLVRLGIDPLTAHFFVFYFAVVSAITPPVALASYAAAGISGANAMETSVASFRIGIAAFVVPFMFFYSSALLMDAPWLRVAQAGVTAVVGVYLLAAAVQGWFWGRNARWFTRLVLLAAALAMIKGGLATDALGVLLIAAAFVLQRMLPGAPRPAPAP, from the coding sequence ATGACCGACAAGACGCGCGACGACGACAGCAGCAACAACGACGAACCACCGGAGAGCGGCCTGGTCCACGGCGTCGACGAAGAGGTCATCGAGGGCAACCGGCGGCTGTTCCACGGCTGGATGTGGCTGCTGATGGCGCTGCTGGCCGGCGGCTACTCCGCCTTTCACCTGTTCTCGCTCAACGTCTATCCGCTGGAGACCTGGAGCTTCCGGATCATCCATATCGCCGGCGCGCTGACGCTCGGTTTCGTCATGTACTCGGCGACCAGCTTCAGCGAGGACGGCCCGGTGGAGCGGCGCTGGCTCAACTACCTGGGCGGCGTGCTGCTGCTGCCGGCGGCCTATGCGCTGGTGCAGACGGGGTTCATGTGGCAGGCCTTCGCCGAGGGGGCGCGGCGCATCGAGCCGGCGGTGGAGACCTGGCACTACGGCGTGCCGCTGATGGTCGCCACCGGCGGCGCCATCGTCCTCTCCTGGCTGGCGCGGGAGCGCCGCGGGCGGGTCACCCTGCCGGACATCACCCTGATCGTCTGCGCCATCGCCGTGGCCACCTATCTGCTGATCGTGCTCAACACCCAGCTGCGCATGAGCACGGGGACGTCGTTCGCGCCCGTTGGCCTGTCCTGGGCCGCCATCGCCGGCTCCGCACTGATCCTCGAGCTCACCCGCCGGGTGACGGGGATGGCGCTGGTGACCATCGCGCTGATCTTCTTCGCCTACGTATTCGTCGGCCCGTATCTGCCCGGGTTCCTGGGCTATCCGGGGCTGGGGCTGGTGCGCTTCTTCAGCCAGGTCTACACCGACGCCGGCATCCTCGGGCCGACCACGGCGGTCTCCTCCACCTACATCATCCTGTTCATCATCTTCGCGGCCTTTCTGCAGGCCTCGCGGGTGGGGGAGTACTTCGTCAACTTCGCCTTCGCCACCGCCGGACGCGCCCGCGGCGGGCCGGCCAAGGTCGCCATCTTCGCCTCGGGCCTGATGGGCATGATCAACGGGACCAGCGCCGGCAACGTGGTCTCCACCGGCTCGCTGACCATCCCGCTGATGAAGAAGGTGGGCTACTCGAAGCAGTCCTCCGGGGCGATCGAGGCGGCGGCCTCCACCGGCGGCCAGATCATGCCGCCGATCATGGGTGCCGGCGCCTTCATCATGGCCGAGATCACCGGCATCCCGTACACGGATATCGCCGTGGCGGCGATCATCCCGGCAATACTGTACTTCGCCGCGGTCTACTTCATGGTGGACTTCGAGGCCGGGCAGCTCGGCATGCGCGGCATGCGCGAGGACGAGCTGCCCTCGCTCGTGCGCATGGTGCGCCAGGTCTACCTGTTCATCCCGATCATCATCCTGATCGCGGCTCTGTTCATGGGCTACTCGGTGATCCGCGCCGGGACGCTGGCCATCGCCGCCTCGGTGGTGGTCAGCTGGCTGTCGGCGCACCGTATGGGCCCGCTCGCCATCGGGCGGGCGTTGCGGCTCGGCGGCGAGATGTCCATCCAGATCATCGCCGTCTGCGCGGCTGCGGGCATCATCGTGGGCGTCATCTCGCTCACCGGCGTCGGCGCCCGGTTCTCTTCGCTGCTGCTGGAGCTCGCAGGCGTCAGCCAGCTGCTCGCGCTGATCTTTGCCATGGCCATCTCCATCATGCTCGGCATGGGCATGCCCACGACGGCCGCCTATGCCGTCGCGGCGTCGGTGGTGGCCCCAGGCCTGGTCAGGCTCGGCATCGACCCGCTCACGGCGCACTTCTTCGTCTTCTACTTTGCGGTGGTCTCGGCCATCACCCCGCCGGTGGCGCTGGCCTCGTATGCGGCGGCCGGCATCTCCGGGGCCAACGCCATGGAGACGTCGGTGGCCTCGTTCCGAATTGGCATCGCGGCCTTCGTGGTCCCGTTCATGTTCTTCTACTCGAGCGCGCTGCTGATGGATGCACCCTGGCTGCGGGTGGCCCAGGCGGGGGTGACCGCCGTCGTCGGCGTGTACCTCCTTGCCGCCGCCGTGCAGGGCTGGTTCTGGGGGCGCAACGCGCGGTGGTTCACGCGACTGGTCCTGCTTGCCGCCGCGCTCGCGATGATCAAGGGTGGGCTGGCCACGGACGCCCTGGGCGTGCTGCTGATTGCCGCCGCCTTCGTGCTGCAGCGGATGCTGCCCGGCGCGCCGCGGCCGGCTCCGGCGCCTTGA
- a CDS encoding methyl-accepting chemotaxis protein, giving the protein MRWLRWHREETSGTQPDREFRAPGDARVIERIAERTGQLGLELVDVAGHVDDVSAHVSREAEQFAHLSGMAAQMAEVNKTVDQAASAAQQVANDAAGEVDRSQARIRESIDDIRRLADAVTDSGGRLAYLDEALGRVSGVARGISGIAKQTNLLALNATIEASRAGEAGRGFAVVAEEVKELARQTGEATAQIDETLAELASQVRELVQRGEESSAQAHRVQEGTHAIQDVMTSVAAAIADVDRETGRIAGAVRDIDRYCGETASGLAGLTEDVERSSGNLDAAGERINRLLGFTEELVNITLESDSDTEDSPFVRKAQETAAAVSRTFEKAVAGGRISVEDLFDRDYQPIRGTDPQQYLSRYTRFTDEVLPALQEPVRESDSRISACCTTDDRGYIATHALPVSQPQRPDDPVWNAANCRNRRIFDDRVGKAAASNRRPFLLQVYRRDMGGGNFQLFRDASAPITVNGRHWGAVRVIYRL; this is encoded by the coding sequence GTGCGTTGGCTGCGCTGGCATCGCGAGGAGACAAGCGGCACCCAACCCGACCGGGAGTTCCGGGCGCCGGGCGATGCCCGCGTGATCGAGCGGATCGCCGAGCGCACCGGGCAGCTTGGTCTGGAGCTGGTGGACGTCGCCGGGCACGTGGACGACGTCAGTGCCCACGTTAGCCGGGAGGCGGAGCAGTTCGCCCATCTGAGCGGCATGGCCGCGCAGATGGCAGAGGTCAACAAGACCGTGGATCAGGCGGCCTCCGCTGCGCAGCAGGTCGCCAACGACGCCGCCGGCGAGGTCGACCGTTCGCAGGCGCGGATCCGCGAGTCCATCGACGACATCCGGCGGCTAGCCGACGCCGTCACCGACAGCGGCGGCCGGCTGGCCTACCTGGACGAGGCGCTGGGGCGCGTCTCCGGAGTGGCCCGGGGGATCTCCGGCATCGCCAAACAGACCAACCTGCTCGCGCTGAACGCCACCATCGAGGCGAGCCGTGCCGGCGAGGCGGGGCGTGGCTTCGCCGTGGTCGCCGAGGAGGTCAAGGAGCTGGCCCGCCAGACCGGTGAGGCCACGGCCCAGATCGACGAGACCCTGGCGGAGCTGGCGAGCCAGGTGCGTGAGCTGGTGCAGCGTGGCGAGGAGAGCTCCGCCCAGGCGCATCGCGTGCAGGAGGGCACCCATGCCATTCAGGACGTAATGACCTCGGTGGCGGCCGCCATCGCCGACGTCGACCGTGAGACGGGGCGCATCGCCGGTGCCGTGCGGGACATCGACCGCTACTGCGGCGAGACCGCCAGCGGTCTGGCGGGGCTCACGGAGGACGTGGAACGCTCCTCCGGCAACCTCGACGCCGCCGGCGAGCGCATCAACCGGCTGCTCGGCTTTACCGAGGAGCTGGTGAACATCACCCTCGAAAGCGACAGTGACACCGAGGATTCGCCCTTCGTGCGCAAGGCGCAGGAGACCGCCGCGGCGGTCTCGCGCACGTTCGAGAAGGCGGTCGCCGGCGGTCGTATCAGCGTCGAGGATCTGTTCGACCGCGATTACCAGCCGATTCGGGGGACGGACCCGCAGCAGTATCTCAGCCGCTACACCCGCTTCACGGACGAGGTTCTGCCGGCCCTGCAGGAGCCGGTGCGGGAGAGCGACAGCCGGATCAGCGCCTGCTGCACCACCGACGACCGCGGCTATATCGCCACCCATGCCCTGCCCGTCTCCCAGCCGCAGCGCCCGGACGATCCGGTGTGGAACGCCGCCAACTGCCGCAACCGCCGCATCTTCGACGACCGGGTGGGCAAGGCCGCGGCGAGCAATCGCCGACCCTTTCTGCTGCAGGTCTACCGTCGCGACATGGGCGGCGGCAACTTCCAGCTGTTCCGCGACGCCTCGGCTCCGATCACCGTCAATGGCCGGCACTGGGGTGCAGTGCGGGTGATCTATCGGCTGTAA